The DNA segment AAAAAAGCTACCCGAAGGTAGCTTTTGATTTTTAATGCTTAATTAATGCTGTGCATTATTTTCTAATGCAGGCTGATTTTCATCAAACTCTGGCAATGGTTTGTGTTCGCTTGCGATGTAAGTATAAATGACTGGCAAGATGAACAAGGTAAATAGCGTACCAATTGCCAACCCTGCTACGATCACAATCCCGATACTAAAGCGAGAAACCGCGCCTGCACCTGTGGCGTAGAGTAATGGGATTAAACCTGCGATCATTGCAGCGGTGGTCATCAAAATTGGACGTAAACGCACTGTCGCGGCGGCCATAATCGCTTCGCGACGGTTTTTATGGTGATAAAGTTGCTCTTCTTTTGCCACTTCACACATTAAGATACCGTGCTTGGTGATTAAGCCCACAAGGGTAATTAATCCCACTTGCGAATAAATGTTCAAGGTTGTCCCTGCCACACCAAGCAAGCTGAATAAATTCAAGGCAAGTAATGCGCCACTCACCGCAAGGGGTACGGAAATCATAATCACTAATGGATCGCGGATAGATTCAAATTGAATCGCTAACACTAAGAAAATGATAATCACCGCAAGGGCAAAGGTTACCGCTAAAGCATTTCCTTCTTGTACTAACTGACGGGCTTCGCCTTTGAAGTCGTAGTTATAGCCTTGTGGTAAATCCTGATTCGCGGTGTCTTGTAACCATTTCACCACATCACCAATACTGGTGGTTGGTGACGGCACAGCACCGATAATCGCGGAATTTAACTGGCTAAAGCGCGGTAATGAACTTGGCTGTGATTCAAGGGTTACGGTTAAGAAGCTGCTTAACGGCACAGATTCACCATTGCTTGCTTTCACAAAGTAGTTATCCATACTTTCTGGCGCAAGGCGATCTTTACGTTTTACTTGCGAGATCACTTTATACGCACGGCCATCAATGTCCACACGGGTGATGGTGGCGGCAGAAAGATAGCTGCCTAAAGTCTGGCTAATTTGTTGCATTGATATGCCGTAAGTTCCCGCTTTCTCTTTATCAATGGTTACTTTCATTTGCGCAGTATCAAACTTCAACGCTAAAGTCGTGTACACAAACTGTCCAGAGTTTTTCATTTTATCAAGGAAAGTGCCTGCCACTTCAGCCAACTCTTTGTAATCTTTCGCAGTGCTAATCACAAAACTTACTGGCGGGCCTTGTTCCCCTGTTTCAATTTCAGGAAAGGCGAAGCCACTCACTGAAATTTCTGGAATCGCTTGTGCTTTTTTGTTTAGCTCTGCTAACACTTCGCTTTGTTTGCGGCTGCGTTCTTTCCAGTCTTTTAAGGTTACCACGTTGAGTGATTGGTTAGACGCTGGCGCACCAGAAATAACCATTGAAAAACCCACTTCTTCGGTGTTTTTCAAGATGTCTTCATACCCTTTCATTGCCCCTTGCACATAATCCACGTTTACATTCGCTGGCGCTGTCCCTAAGGCGAGAAATGCGCCTTTGTCTTCCGCAGGGGTTAATTCACTGGAAAGGGAATTAAACAACATTGGCAAGGTGGCAAAAATCACCACGGCAAAGGCCAACACAAATTTGCGGCTATTCATTACAATACCAAGCAAATATTCATAAGTGCGGGTCAATTTTCCTAAAGTATTTTCAATACGTTGCTCAAGTTTTGATGGCTCAGTATGCGGTTTGAGCAATTTACTACTCATCATTGGGGAAAGGGTTAATGCCACAATCCCTGAAATAAACACCGCACCTGCAAGAGTGAGGGCAAATTCTTTAAACAATGAACCTGTGATCCCACTCATTAATGCCATTGGGGAATACACCGCAATCAAGGCGATAGTCATTGAAATAACTGGCGTTGCAATTTCTCTTGTACCGATGATCGCAGCACGGAACGGCGTTTCACCCAGTTTAATATGGCGATCCACGTTTTCTAGCACCACAATCGCATCGTCCACCACCAAGCCGATGGCCAGAATTAAGGCCAGCAAGGTCATCAAGTTGATGGAGAAATCAAAGGCTTGCAACATCATTATTACCCCGATCAAAGAAATCGGAATGGTAATAACTGGGATCAAAATAGCACGGAATGAACCAATAAATAGCGTGATCACCACCAATACAATAATGGTTGCTTCTAAAATGGTTTTTACCACTTCATCAATGGAGCTGTTAATCGCAATGGTGCGGTCGTAAAGAATGTCCGTTTCAATGCTATCTGGCAAATTGCGTTTAATGCTTTCGTATAACGGACGAATATTTTCTGCCACCGTTAATGGATTTGCCGTTGATGCAGGATCAATGGCTAACACCACGGAATCCGAACCATTCGCCACCGCGCGGCTGTCATCACTTTCTTTGTTTAATTCCACATCGGCAATATCACGCAAACGCACGAGGTTATCGCCTTTTGAATACACGATCAGATTTTGCAACTGCTCTACGGTTTTCGTGGTGGTTTCCACTTTGTTTTTATATACCGTGAAATAACCGTTATCATTCCCCGCGGCGGTTTGCACGTTATTGGCTGATAATGCCGCCATCACTTCTGGCGCAGAAAGATTTTGCGATGCCATTTTTTGCGGATCTAACCAAATACGCATTGCATATTGTGATGCCCCAAAAATCGACACTTTTGCCACCCCTTCTACGGTAAAGAACTGCGGCTTCACCACACGTTCAATATAGTCGGTAACTTGGCTTGCATCTAACTTGTTGGAACGGAAACTGATGTACATAATCCCCGATCCCCCAGTGGAAGACGTAATCGCAGGATCATCAATACCACTTGGCAAAGCAGAACGCACCGAGTTCACCTTCGCTAACACATCAGCTAGCGCGGCGTTTGGATCGGTGTTCAGTTTCATTTTTACCGTAATCGAAGACACATTTGGACGGCTTTCAGAGGACATATAATCAATATTATCCGCCTGCGCCACTGCTTCTTCTAATTTTGACGTAATAAAGGCTTGGATCAGATTGGCATCTGCCCCGGGGTAAGTGGTGGTAACATTAATTACCGTGGTAGTCATTTTAGGATATTCACGCACCGTCAATTTCGAAATGGCTTGCAAACCTAAAATCACAATCAGCAAGCTAATCGAAACCGCTAAAATGGGGCGACGAATAAATATATCTGTAAATTTCATTCGCTATTTCCTAATTAAAGATTGGTTTTCTTCACAGGTTCGCTTGTTCCCACGCCTGCTTTATCAGTAACAAACACTAAGCTGCCGTTACCGATGCGTTGCTGACCGCCTGTGATGATTAAATCACCCACTTTCACATCATCGCCTTTTAATTGGGCATAAATGCCTTGGCGATCTTTGGT comes from the Avibacterium avium genome and includes:
- the acrB gene encoding multidrug efflux RND transporter permease subunit AcrB, with the translated sequence MKFTDIFIRRPILAVSISLLIVILGLQAISKLTVREYPKMTTTVINVTTTYPGADANLIQAFITSKLEEAVAQADNIDYMSSESRPNVSSITVKMKLNTDPNAALADVLAKVNSVRSALPSGIDDPAITSSTGGSGIMYISFRSNKLDASQVTDYIERVVKPQFFTVEGVAKVSIFGASQYAMRIWLDPQKMASQNLSAPEVMAALSANNVQTAAGNDNGYFTVYKNKVETTTKTVEQLQNLIVYSKGDNLVRLRDIADVELNKESDDSRAVANGSDSVVLAIDPASTANPLTVAENIRPLYESIKRNLPDSIETDILYDRTIAINSSIDEVVKTILEATIIVLVVITLFIGSFRAILIPVITIPISLIGVIMMLQAFDFSINLMTLLALILAIGLVVDDAIVVLENVDRHIKLGETPFRAAIIGTREIATPVISMTIALIAVYSPMALMSGITGSLFKEFALTLAGAVFISGIVALTLSPMMSSKLLKPHTEPSKLEQRIENTLGKLTRTYEYLLGIVMNSRKFVLAFAVVIFATLPMLFNSLSSELTPAEDKGAFLALGTAPANVNVDYVQGAMKGYEDILKNTEEVGFSMVISGAPASNQSLNVVTLKDWKERSRKQSEVLAELNKKAQAIPEISVSGFAFPEIETGEQGPPVSFVISTAKDYKELAEVAGTFLDKMKNSGQFVYTTLALKFDTAQMKVTIDKEKAGTYGISMQQISQTLGSYLSAATITRVDIDGRAYKVISQVKRKDRLAPESMDNYFVKASNGESVPLSSFLTVTLESQPSSLPRFSQLNSAIIGAVPSPTTSIGDVVKWLQDTANQDLPQGYNYDFKGEARQLVQEGNALAVTFALAVIIIFLVLAIQFESIRDPLVIMISVPLAVSGALLALNLFSLLGVAGTTLNIYSQVGLITLVGLITKHGILMCEVAKEEQLYHHKNRREAIMAAATVRLRPILMTTAAMIAGLIPLLYATGAGAVSRFSIGIVIVAGLAIGTLFTLFILPVIYTYIASEHKPLPEFDENQPALENNAQH